The stretch of DNA GCTTGCCTGGGGTCAGGGTGATGCTGGTTTCGGTCTGCGCCTTGCCGAAGTGCAGCACCTGCGGCCCGGCTGGCAACGCGGTACCGGCTGCCGGCATCAGGCTGGTCGGCAGTGGCATGTCGGCCACTGGCTCTTTATCCACATCCACCAGCAAGTGGTGATGGCCAGTATGTGGTGTCTGGTCACCCGCAGGCTTGAGTTCCATGCCCTCGATGCCGAACTTGACGGTGAAGGTCTTGTCCACCGTGGCGCCATCGGCCGGGGAAACGATGACGACCTTGGCATCCTTGGGCGGCTCCTGGCTCTTCAGGGCATCCGCGGCGCCGGCAAAAACCGAGGCCCCCATCAGCAGACCGGCAACGGCAGCACGCGAAAATAAGCTGTTCATTCACTCCTCCTGTGATTCACTTGAAAATGCAGCCATAAAACGAATGGCGACGATGATTCACCATAGTTGAAATATGCATTCGGGGTAATTGTGGCCCCCAGACGTAAATATTTCAGTTAGGGTTAAACCTCGCCAAGGCTTCAAGGTCATAGGCTGCGCTCGACCGCGACGAGGAAGAAAGCCGCGGCGAAAGTTATTCATCTGCTGAAGAAAAAGGGGCACTACATGCGTTCGACCATAGGCGTACTGCTGGCAGTACTGATCACTCCGTTGGCTCAGGCCGAGCTGATAGACGAAATCGCCGACCGGGGCGAATTGCGCATTGCCGTACAGCCTGATAACGCGCCGTATTCGTTCAAGAAGGACGAGCGCCTTACCGGCTTTGAAATCGAATTTGGCCAGGACCTGGCCCGCGAACTCGACCTACGTGCCGAGTTCGTCGAAACGACTGCGGCAGAAGTTCTGCCAGGCGTTGAAAGTGGCAAGTACGACATTGCCCTGACGCCGTCGAGCGAGTCGCCCAAGGCGGACGGCCCATTCGATGTAAGCCAGGCATTTGGTGAAAAGAAACTGGTGATTCCGTTCCAGAAAGACAACCCGGCGTTCGAAAGCGCGGTGAACAATGCGCTTCAGCGTCTCAAGGACAGCGGCCGCACCGCGGAACTTGAACAGAAATGGTTCAAGGCAATGCAGGCAGGTGAGCCAACGCCTGCCGCGCTTGCTCCAGCTCCAGCTCACTGAAGACCTGCACGCCCTCGCGCCGTAGCAAGGCTGCGGTCACGCCTTCGCCCGGCACCTTCACCCCACTGAAGGTGCCATCGTAGGTCAACCGGTTGCCACACGAAGGGCTGCCCGCCTTCAGCACCGCCACCCGAATGCCATGCTGGCGCACCAGCGCCAGCGCCTGCTGCGCCCCTGCCAGAAACTTGGCACTGACATCCTCACCGGTCACCGTCAGCACCTGCACCCCGCCATCGAGCACCTGCGCGCCCTGGCCACCGGGGATCTCCGCCGGCGGGCGCGGCGTTGGCAAGCCGCCAGCCACCTCGGGGCACAACGGCACCACACGGCCTTCGGCCTGCCATTGCTGCAACAGATCGGGATGCCCGCTGGCCCGGCCGTCATAGCGTACCGGCTGCCCCAGCAGGCAGGCGCTCACCAGTACCTTGGGCAGATCAGAACAGGTCATTGCCACGGCGCCGGAACCAACCGGTCAACGACAGGCGTTCGCGCCTGGCCGGCAGCACCTCGTGCGGCACCTCACCGGAAAGGAATATCGCCAGGCAACCTGCTACGGGCTGCACATCGTGCTCGACATCATCCGCCAGGAACATGCGCAGTTGCCCGCCATCCTCCGGCTGCCAGTCTTCGTTGAGATAAAGCACCGCCGAAATCATGCGTCGGTCATCGTCGCGGAAGCGGTCCAGGTGCCGGCGATAGAATGCCCCCGGTGGGTACAGGGCGAAATGGCATTCGAAGTCCTCCAGGCCCAGAAACAGGCCTTGGTTGATGGCCCGACGCAACTGGTCCATAGCCGCCAGGTACTGGTCGCAGGCTTCGGCCTGGCCGGGGTCGATCCACTGGATCTGGTCACCGCG from Pseudomonas putida encodes:
- a CDS encoding substrate-binding periplasmic protein, giving the protein MRSTIGVLLAVLITPLAQAELIDEIADRGELRIAVQPDNAPYSFKKDERLTGFEIEFGQDLARELDLRAEFVETTAAEVLPGVESGKYDIALTPSSESPKADGPFDVSQAFGEKKLVIPFQKDNPAFESAVNNALQRLKDSGRTAELEQKWFKAMQAGEPTPAALAPAPAH
- a CDS encoding DUF4399 domain-containing protein, producing MNSLFSRAAVAGLLMGASVFAGAADALKSQEPPKDAKVVIVSPADGATVDKTFTVKFGIEGMELKPAGDQTPHTGHHHLLVDVDKEPVADMPLPTSLMPAAGTALPAGPQVLHFGKAQTETSITLTPGKHTLQLVLGDQYHVPFKPSVESKKITVTVK
- a CDS encoding DUF523 domain-containing protein, with product MTCSDLPKVLVSACLLGQPVRYDGRASGHPDLLQQWQAEGRVVPLCPEVAGGLPTPRPPAEIPGGQGAQVLDGGVQVLTVTGEDVSAKFLAGAQQALALVRQHGIRVAVLKAGSPSCGNRLTYDGTFSGVKVPGEGVTAALLRREGVQVFSELELEQARQALAHLPALP
- a CDS encoding 2OG-Fe(II) oxygenase, encoding MRAMHISPENPKFAAVVDDLATHGWSQQALFLPADLVRALAAECRRRDAEGELNPAGVGRGDAQEVRESIRGDQIQWIDPGQAEACDQYLAAMDQLRRAINQGLFLGLEDFECHFALYPPGAFYRRHLDRFRDDDRRMISAVLYLNEDWQPEDGGQLRMFLADDVEHDVQPVAGCLAIFLSGEVPHEVLPARRERLSLTGWFRRRGNDLF